In Flavobacterium cerinum, one genomic interval encodes:
- a CDS encoding (4Fe-4S)-binding protein, with product MESAKEYTNGEITVVWQQHLCEHSGNCVRGLPEVFRPKVKPWIEVRKASSDEIINQIKKCPSGALSFYYNKK from the coding sequence ATGGAAAGTGCAAAAGAATATACCAATGGGGAAATTACAGTGGTATGGCAGCAACATTTATGCGAACATTCCGGAAATTGCGTCCGCGGACTTCCTGAAGTGTTCCGGCCGAAAGTCAAACCCTGGATCGAAGTACGAAAAGCAAGCTCGGATGAGATTATAAACCAAATCAAAAAATGCCCTTCGGGTGCCTTATCGTTTTACTATAATAAAAAATAA
- a CDS encoding GNAT family N-acetyltransferase yields MEDHLKLVNNEEKSRFELEVESYIAFIDYKIKDKKIYLIHTEVPAELGGKGIGNAIVLKTLHYIKDNGYSLVPLCPFVAAYIKRHTEWNTLVAH; encoded by the coding sequence ATGGAAGATCATTTAAAGCTAGTCAATAATGAAGAAAAAAGCCGCTTCGAATTGGAAGTGGAAAGTTATATTGCTTTTATTGACTATAAAATAAAGGATAAAAAAATATACCTGATCCATACGGAAGTTCCCGCTGAATTGGGTGGAAAAGGTATCGGTAATGCTATTGTGCTGAAAACATTGCATTATATCAAAGACAATGGTTATTCTCTGGTGCCGCTTTGTCCTTTTGTGGCTGCATATATCAAAAGACATACGGAATGGAATACCCTTGTAGCGCACTAA
- the ruvB gene encoding Holliday junction branch migration DNA helicase RuvB gives MNEHLDPTNQRYNSEELDLEKKLRPLSFDDFTGQDQVLENLKVFVQAANLRGEALDHTLFHGPPGLGKTTLANILANELDVNIKITSGPVLDKPGDLAGLLTNLDERDVLFIDEIHRLSPIVEEYLYSAMEDFKIDIMIESGPNARTVQINLSPFTLVGATTRSGLLTAPMRARFGIQSRLQYYNTELLTTIVQRSASILRMPITMEAAIEIAGRSRGTPRIANALLRRVRDFAQIKGNGKIDIEIARFSLKALHVDANGLDEMDNKILNTIIDKFKGGPVGLSTLATAVSESGETIEEVYEPFLIQEGFIIRTPRGREVTEKAYRHLGKTQPGVQGGLF, from the coding sequence ATGAATGAGCATTTAGATCCGACCAACCAAAGATATAATTCAGAGGAACTTGATTTAGAAAAAAAATTAAGACCACTGTCTTTTGACGATTTTACCGGACAGGACCAGGTACTGGAAAACCTAAAGGTATTTGTACAGGCTGCCAATTTGAGAGGTGAAGCACTGGATCATACTTTGTTTCACGGACCTCCCGGACTGGGAAAAACTACGTTGGCGAATATATTGGCAAATGAATTGGATGTTAATATCAAAATTACTTCCGGTCCGGTTCTGGATAAACCGGGCGATCTGGCGGGTTTGCTAACCAATCTGGACGAACGGGATGTTTTGTTTATTGATGAAATCCATCGTTTAAGTCCGATTGTGGAGGAATACCTCTATTCGGCGATGGAAGATTTTAAAATCGATATCATGATCGAAAGCGGACCGAATGCAAGAACGGTTCAAATCAACCTGAGTCCGTTTACATTAGTAGGAGCAACAACCCGTTCAGGATTATTGACGGCTCCGATGCGGGCGCGTTTCGGTATCCAAAGCCGATTACAATATTATAACACCGAATTGTTAACGACCATCGTACAGCGAAGCGCTTCAATCTTACGAATGCCGATTACGATGGAAGCAGCTATAGAAATTGCCGGAAGAAGCAGAGGAACACCGCGTATCGCTAATGCATTATTACGTCGTGTTCGTGATTTCGCTCAGATAAAAGGAAATGGAAAAATCGATATCGAAATTGCCCGTTTTTCACTAAAAGCACTTCATGTAGATGCAAATGGTTTGGATGAAATGGATAATAAAATCCTGAATACAATTATCGATAAATTCAAAGGCGGACCGGTTGGTTTGTCAACATTGGCAACGGCTGTATCCGAAAGCGGAGAGACAATTGAGGAAGTGTACGAACCATTCCTGATTCAGGAAGGGTTTATTATCCGAACACCGCGAGGTCGTGAAGTAACCGAAAAGGCCTATCGCCATCTTGGAAAAACACAGCCGGGTGTACAAGGAGGATTGTTTTAA
- the queG gene encoding tRNA epoxyqueuosine(34) reductase QueG, whose translation MLNNKEKYTQLIKTEAKRLGFLSCGISRAGFLEEEAPRLEKWLNSQMNGKMGYMENHFDKRLDPTLLIDEAKSVISLTLNYYPEIKQNIGSYKISKYAYGQDYHYVIKEKLKELLFFIQNEIGEVSGRAFVDSAPVLDKAWAAKSGLGWIGKNSNLLSKQVGSFFFIAELIVDLDLEYDNATTDHCGKCTACIDACPTEAIVAPYVVDGSKCISYFTIELKENIPSDVKGKFDDWMFGCDVCQDVCPWNRFSKPHQEPLLKPNESILSFSKKDWEEITDETFRKVFKDSAVKRTKYEGLVRNLKFLKE comes from the coding sequence ATGCTTAACAATAAAGAAAAATATACACAATTGATCAAAACCGAAGCCAAACGCCTCGGTTTTTTGTCATGTGGGATTTCCCGGGCGGGCTTTTTGGAAGAAGAAGCGCCGCGTCTTGAAAAATGGCTTAACAGTCAGATGAACGGAAAAATGGGATACATGGAAAACCATTTCGATAAACGGTTAGATCCGACTTTATTGATTGATGAAGCAAAAAGTGTGATATCGTTAACGCTCAACTATTATCCGGAAATAAAACAAAATATAGGAAGCTATAAAATTTCCAAATATGCTTACGGCCAGGATTATCATTATGTAATCAAGGAAAAGTTAAAAGAGTTGTTGTTTTTTATTCAAAATGAAATTGGTGAAGTTTCCGGGAGAGCTTTTGTCGATTCGGCTCCGGTATTGGATAAAGCCTGGGCTGCCAAAAGTGGTTTGGGATGGATCGGTAAAAACAGTAACCTGCTTTCGAAACAAGTGGGCTCTTTTTTCTTTATTGCGGAATTGATTGTGGATCTGGACCTGGAATACGACAATGCCACTACAGATCATTGCGGAAAATGTACGGCCTGTATTGATGCTTGTCCTACGGAAGCAATAGTGGCTCCGTATGTTGTAGACGGAAGTAAATGTATCTCCTACTTCACGATCGAATTAAAAGAAAATATACCCTCCGATGTAAAAGGAAAATTTGATGATTGGATGTTTGGTTGTGATGTTTGTCAGGATGTATGTCCCTGGAATCGTTTTTCAAAACCACATCAGGAACCGCTGTTAAAGCCGAATGAATCGATTCTGTCGTTTTCTAAAAAAGATTGGGAGGAGATAACCGATGAAACTTTCCGTAAAGTTTTTAAAGATTCTGCAGTTAAACGAACAAAGTACGAAGGATTAGTTCGTAATCTCAAATTCTTGAAAGAATAA
- a CDS encoding NADP-dependent malic enzyme: MHKDSKRREALLYHAKPTPGKIQVVPTKKYATQRDLALAYSPGVAEPCLEIEKDVNNVYKYTAKGNLVAVISNGTAVLGLGDIGPEASKPVMEGKGLLFKIFADIDVFDIEVDTKDVDKFIETVKNIAPTFGGINLEDIKAPESFEIERRLVEELNIPVMHDDQHGTAIISAAALLNAVELAGKKMEDVKMVISGAGSAAIACANLYVSFGVRQENIVMFNSKGALRKGDPRVSEMQAKYATDKEYASLGDAMLGADVFIGLSSGDIVTPDMLLGMADNPIVFAMANPRPEINYDVAIATRKDIIMATGRSDHPNQVNNVLGFPFIFRGALDVRATKINEEMKKAAVVALAKLAKESVPEQVNIAYGETKLIFGRDYIIPKPFDPRLIAEVPPAVAKAAMESGVATAPITDWDKYREELLERMGADNKMLRLLLNRAKTDPKRVIFAEADHLDVLKAAQIVSEEGIGQPILLGNRETILELKEEIGFDEEVLIIDPKTKDEEERRNRFAEVYWKSRQRRGTTLLDAQKWMRERNYFAAMMINEGEADALVTGYSRSYPTVVKPMLELIDKGHGVSRVATTNLMMTKRGPLFLADTAINPNPSAEDLAKIALMTAKTVKMFGMEPVIAMVSFSNFGSSKNEGASKVREAVAYLHKNHPDLVVDGEIQTDFALNSEMLKSKFPFSKLANKKVNTLIFPNLDAANITYKLIKELYKSVSIGPIMLGLDKPVHIFQLGASVEEMVNMAAVAVVDAQEKEKRLKQQVAKK; this comes from the coding sequence ATGCATAAAGACAGCAAAAGAAGAGAGGCTTTATTATATCATGCTAAACCTACACCGGGAAAAATTCAGGTAGTACCTACTAAAAAATATGCTACACAGAGAGATCTGGCATTGGCTTATTCCCCAGGAGTTGCAGAGCCATGTTTGGAGATTGAGAAAGATGTAAACAATGTATATAAATATACTGCCAAAGGAAATTTGGTAGCAGTAATTTCAAACGGTACGGCGGTATTGGGTCTGGGTGATATCGGACCGGAAGCATCCAAACCGGTAATGGAAGGAAAAGGTCTTTTGTTTAAAATCTTTGCCGATATCGATGTGTTCGATATTGAAGTTGATACTAAAGACGTAGATAAGTTTATTGAAACAGTAAAAAATATTGCACCGACTTTCGGTGGGATTAACCTTGAGGATATCAAAGCACCGGAATCTTTTGAAATCGAAAGACGTCTGGTTGAAGAGTTGAATATCCCGGTAATGCACGATGATCAGCACGGAACGGCGATCATTTCTGCGGCAGCGTTATTAAATGCTGTAGAATTGGCCGGTAAAAAAATGGAGGACGTGAAAATGGTAATCTCCGGCGCCGGATCAGCAGCCATTGCTTGTGCAAACCTATACGTTTCTTTTGGCGTTAGACAAGAGAATATTGTAATGTTTAACAGTAAAGGAGCATTGCGTAAAGGCGATCCAAGGGTTTCGGAAATGCAGGCAAAATATGCTACTGATAAAGAATATGCATCTCTTGGTGATGCAATGTTAGGAGCAGATGTATTTATCGGATTGTCTTCCGGTGATATCGTAACTCCGGATATGTTATTAGGAATGGCTGATAATCCGATTGTTTTTGCAATGGCCAATCCGCGCCCGGAAATCAATTACGATGTGGCTATTGCAACCCGTAAAGATATTATTATGGCAACCGGTCGTTCTGACCATCCTAATCAGGTTAACAACGTATTGGGATTCCCGTTTATTTTTAGAGGTGCTTTAGACGTTCGTGCGACTAAAATTAATGAAGAAATGAAAAAGGCTGCGGTAGTGGCTTTGGCAAAACTAGCCAAAGAATCAGTGCCGGAGCAGGTTAATATTGCTTATGGTGAAACCAAATTGATTTTTGGTAGAGATTATATTATCCCAAAACCGTTTGACCCGAGATTGATCGCCGAAGTACCGCCTGCGGTAGCTAAAGCTGCAATGGAATCAGGAGTGGCAACAGCACCGATTACCGACTGGGATAAATACCGTGAGGAATTATTGGAGCGTATGGGAGCGGACAATAAGATGTTGCGTTTACTACTTAACCGCGCAAAAACAGACCCTAAAAGAGTCATCTTTGCTGAGGCAGATCACCTGGATGTATTAAAAGCAGCACAGATCGTTTCGGAAGAAGGTATCGGACAGCCGATCTTATTAGGTAACCGTGAAACGATTTTAGAATTAAAAGAAGAAATCGGATTCGATGAAGAAGTATTGATTATTGATCCGAAAACAAAAGACGAGGAAGAGCGTAGAAACCGCTTTGCCGAAGTATACTGGAAAAGCCGCCAAAGAAGAGGAACTACATTGTTAGATGCTCAAAAATGGATGCGCGAGCGTAACTATTTCGCTGCTATGATGATTAATGAAGGAGAAGCAGATGCTTTAGTTACCGGTTACTCAAGAAGCTATCCGACTGTGGTAAAACCAATGTTGGAACTAATCGATAAAGGACATGGTGTTTCGAGAGTAGCTACAACAAACTTAATGATGACCAAACGTGGTCCGTTATTTTTGGCTGATACGGCAATTAATCCGAATCCGTCGGCAGAAGATCTGGCGAAAATCGCATTAATGACAGCAAAAACCGTTAAAATGTTCGGCATGGAACCGGTAATTGCAATGGTTTCCTTCTCGAATTTCGGATCCTCTAAAAATGAAGGAGCGTCTAAAGTACGTGAAGCAGTTGCTTACCTGCATAAAAATCATCCGGATTTAGTTGTAGACGGTGAAATTCAAACCGATTTTGCATTGAACTCTGAGATGTTGAAAAGTAAATTCCCGTTCTCAAAACTGGCAAACAAAAAAGTGAATACACTTATTTTTCCTAACTTGGACGCGGCTAATATCACGTATAAGCTGATAAAAGAATTGTATAAATCGGTGTCAATCGGACCAATTATGTTAGGTTTGGATAAACCCGTACATATTTTCCAATTAGGAGCAAGTGTTGAAGAGATGGTGAATATGGCTGCTGTAGCAGTTGTAGATGCTCAGGAAAAGGAAAAAAGATTAAAACAACAGGTTGCGAAGAAATAA
- the ruvA gene encoding Holliday junction branch migration protein RuvA, with protein sequence MIAHIKGRLVEKSPTEVIIDCNGVGYQINISLHTFSLLPDSENIKLYTFLQIKEDAHTLFGFVEKAERELFKLLISVSGIGAGTARTMLSSIPPQQIIHAIASNDVATVQSIKGIGVKTAQRVILDLKDKVLKIYNLEEVSAVESNTNKNEALSALEVLGFVRKSAEKVVDKIVKDNPEASVESIIKLALKNL encoded by the coding sequence ATGATTGCACACATAAAAGGTAGACTGGTTGAAAAGTCTCCGACTGAAGTAATTATAGATTGTAATGGTGTAGGATATCAGATTAATATCTCGCTCCATACGTTTTCATTACTACCCGATTCTGAAAATATTAAGTTGTATACTTTCCTACAGATAAAAGAAGATGCACATACCCTTTTCGGCTTTGTTGAAAAAGCCGAAAGGGAATTGTTCAAATTGTTGATCTCAGTTTCCGGTATCGGAGCCGGAACCGCAAGAACAATGTTGTCGTCTATTCCTCCACAACAAATCATTCATGCTATAGCAAGTAACGATGTTGCTACGGTTCAGTCTATCAAAGGAATAGGGGTGAAAACAGCACAACGTGTTATTTTGGACCTGAAAGATAAGGTGCTCAAAATTTATAATTTAGAGGAAGTTTCAGCAGTAGAAAGCAATACAAATAAAAATGAAGCGTTATCAGCTTTGGAGGTTTTGGGATTTGTCCGGAAATCAGCTGAAAAAGTAGTTGATAAAATTGTTAAAGATAATCCTGAGGCTTCAGTAGAGTCAATCATTAAACTAGCTTTAAAAAACTTATAA